The following proteins are co-located in the Paenibacillus sp. JNUCC32 genome:
- the queF gene encoding preQ(1) synthase → MAGRQKEEMEDVTLLGNQGTKYTFEYDPGILESFYNKHPYRDYFVKFNCPEFTSLCPITGQPDFATIYISYIPDIKMVESKSLKLYLFSFRNHGDFHEDCVNIIMNDLIKLMDPRYIEVWGKFTPRGGISIDPYCNYGRPGTKYEEIAANRLMNHDLYPEKVDNR, encoded by the coding sequence ATGGCTGGAAGACAAAAAGAAGAAATGGAAGACGTTACCCTGCTCGGCAACCAAGGCACGAAATACACCTTCGAGTATGATCCCGGCATTCTGGAGAGCTTTTACAACAAGCATCCCTACCGCGACTATTTCGTCAAGTTCAACTGTCCCGAATTTACAAGCTTATGCCCGATCACAGGCCAGCCGGACTTTGCGACCATCTACATCAGTTACATTCCGGATATCAAGATGGTGGAGAGCAAGTCCTTGAAGCTGTACCTGTTCAGCTTCCGCAATCACGGGGACTTTCATGAGGACTGCGTCAATATCATCATGAATGACCTGATCAAGCTGATGGATCCGAGATATATCGAGGTATGGGGCAAATTCACCCCGCGCGGCGGCATTTCCATCGATCCGTACTGCAATTACGGTCGCCCGGGCACCAAATACGAGGAGATCGCCGCGAATCGTCTGATGAACCATGACCTGTACCCCGAAAAGGTGGATAATCGGTAA
- a CDS encoding EcsC family protein, producing MAEMESRQQLESQLQEILKWEKEQKDVMFWEKLGRIPFMLLDRLTPKAVQEKIGSALNEVGGFIQSGGKHLVREKSVMNVLAQTAGLEGSAAVNDPSAKSGEAESGGAGNGEEQAVASGLTLATAAKLPLQAMDAAADTLTVKRVKFAAAQGAATGIGGVFTIAADLPMVLGQSLKVLQEMALCYGYDPNDPRERVFIVKCLQFASADIVGKKAVLEELASFDDVQATEQVFSQLQGWREVVQSYTDNFGMKKLFQLIPIAGIVFGSISNKGTISDVAEAGKMLYKKRRVHYRLRNMEYPL from the coding sequence ATGGCAGAGATGGAATCACGACAACAGCTGGAGTCGCAGCTTCAAGAGATTTTGAAATGGGAGAAGGAGCAGAAGGACGTCATGTTCTGGGAGAAGCTCGGAAGAATTCCCTTTATGCTGCTGGATCGCCTCACGCCCAAGGCTGTTCAAGAGAAAATCGGAAGCGCCTTGAACGAGGTAGGCGGATTTATTCAAAGCGGCGGGAAGCATCTGGTTCGCGAGAAGTCGGTCATGAACGTACTGGCTCAGACCGCTGGATTGGAAGGTTCAGCCGCGGTGAACGACCCTTCCGCGAAATCCGGCGAGGCGGAGTCGGGTGGCGCTGGGAACGGAGAGGAGCAGGCGGTGGCTTCCGGACTTACGCTGGCAACAGCCGCGAAATTGCCGCTCCAGGCCATGGATGCGGCAGCGGATACGCTGACGGTAAAGCGGGTCAAATTCGCGGCGGCCCAAGGGGCGGCAACGGGAATCGGAGGCGTATTTACGATAGCGGCCGATCTGCCCATGGTGCTCGGTCAATCGCTCAAGGTGCTTCAGGAGATGGCCCTTTGTTACGGGTATGATCCGAACGATCCCCGGGAGCGGGTGTTTATCGTGAAATGCCTGCAGTTTGCATCCGCCGACATCGTCGGAAAGAAAGCGGTGCTGGAGGAGCTTGCCAGTTTTGACGACGTCCAGGCGACGGAGCAGGTCTTCTCGCAGCTGCAGGGCTGGCGTGAAGTCGTTCAGTCGTATACCGATAACTTCGGGATGAAAAAGCTGTTTCAGCTGATTCCGATCGCCGGGATCGTATTCGGTTCGATCAGCAACAAAGGCACCATAAGCGATGTGGCCGAAGCCGGGAAAATGCTGTACAAGAAGCGGCGTGTTCATTACCGGCTTCGGAATATGGAATATCCGCTGTAA
- a CDS encoding Dps family protein: MSNLTQQAQGNTTDELQQILNTQVANWSVLGVKLHHYHWYVKGPQFYVLHEKFEELYNAAAGYVDELAERMLAIGGKPAASMAQYLKLTTLQEVSNENTAEQMVGQLVADFEKVAGELKSGIEAANQEGDDATADLLTGMASAVQKHSWMLNAFLGK, encoded by the coding sequence ATGAGTAACCTAACCCAACAAGCACAAGGAAATACGACCGATGAACTTCAACAAATTCTGAATACGCAGGTAGCTAACTGGAGTGTGCTTGGCGTGAAGCTGCACCATTATCATTGGTATGTGAAAGGTCCTCAGTTCTACGTGCTGCACGAGAAATTCGAGGAGCTGTACAACGCGGCCGCTGGTTATGTGGATGAGCTGGCAGAGCGAATGCTGGCCATCGGCGGCAAACCGGCCGCCAGCATGGCTCAATATTTGAAGTTGACGACGCTGCAGGAGGTTTCGAATGAAAACACGGCCGAGCAGATGGTCGGACAGCTGGTTGCGGATTTCGAGAAAGTGGCCGGAGAGCTCAAGTCCGGTATCGAGGCAGCAAACCAAGAGGGCGACGATGCGACAGCCGATCTGTTGACCGGCATGGCGAGCGCTGTGCAGAAGCATTCGTGGATGCTGAACGCATTTTTGGGCAAATAA
- a CDS encoding potassium/proton antiporter — protein sequence MSLPSFVDSMILLCGALLLTGVLTTKFSSRFGMPALVLFIAIGMILSRFIYYDNAELTQLVGIFALIVILFQGGMQTDFKEIKPVLGPAISLATIGVLLTTVVIGLCASFVLDISLKEGLLIGAIVGSTDAAAVFSVLGGTNLKKRLRMTLEAESGSNDPMAVFLTVSLIEWIEHPGLNLFGLIFSFVMEMGLGLVVGILVGMLAVYVINRINFDSSGLYPVTALGFAVLTYAAAAWLGASGLLAVYVMALLLGNTELTYRKTIQAFNQGFAWMMQIVMFVLLGLLVFPNELSKVVWQGLLLSLILIFIARPIGVFSSLLFAKFAVREKILISWAGLRGAVPIVLATYPVLAGIRQGELFFNVVFFVVLTSAVIQGTTISPLTQRLALVEKDKAKAPSLLELMALGKTDSEINHVLVDGDMPIVGKEIQQLKLPDDILFTAIIREKRIITPRGNTVIEAGDTLYVMNPKQKRKEMKSILGLS from the coding sequence ATGAGCTTGCCAAGTTTTGTTGATTCCATGATTTTGCTGTGCGGCGCCTTGCTTCTGACAGGCGTATTGACCACCAAGTTCTCTTCCCGTTTCGGCATGCCCGCTCTGGTGCTGTTTATCGCGATCGGGATGATTCTCAGCCGGTTCATTTATTACGATAATGCGGAGCTCACGCAGCTGGTCGGCATATTCGCACTGATCGTCATTTTATTTCAGGGCGGGATGCAGACCGATTTCAAAGAAATCAAGCCGGTTCTGGGTCCGGCCATTTCGCTTGCCACGATAGGCGTCCTGCTGACAACCGTTGTAATCGGACTATGCGCCTCTTTCGTGCTTGATATTTCTTTGAAAGAAGGGCTGTTAATCGGCGCTATCGTCGGCTCGACGGATGCGGCAGCCGTATTCTCGGTTCTTGGCGGAACGAATCTGAAGAAAAGGCTTCGAATGACGCTCGAGGCCGAATCCGGAAGCAATGACCCGATGGCGGTGTTTCTAACCGTGTCCTTAATCGAATGGATAGAACATCCGGGCCTAAATTTGTTCGGGCTTATTTTTTCCTTTGTCATGGAAATGGGATTGGGACTGGTTGTCGGCATTCTTGTCGGCATGCTGGCCGTGTATGTGATCAATCGCATCAACTTCGATTCTTCGGGGCTATACCCCGTGACCGCTTTAGGATTTGCCGTGCTTACGTATGCCGCCGCCGCATGGCTTGGAGCCAGCGGTTTGCTTGCCGTATACGTTATGGCCTTGCTGCTCGGCAATACCGAGCTGACGTACCGTAAGACGATTCAAGCATTCAACCAAGGTTTTGCGTGGATGATGCAGATCGTGATGTTTGTGCTGCTCGGGCTTCTTGTCTTCCCGAACGAGCTGTCGAAGGTCGTATGGCAAGGACTCCTGTTGTCCTTGATTCTCATCTTCATCGCCAGGCCGATCGGCGTGTTCAGCAGTCTGCTGTTCGCCAAATTTGCCGTCCGCGAGAAAATATTGATTTCATGGGCCGGCCTCCGCGGGGCCGTACCGATCGTATTGGCTACATATCCCGTATTGGCGGGAATCAGGCAGGGGGAATTGTTTTTTAATGTCGTGTTCTTTGTTGTTTTGACTTCAGCGGTGATCCAGGGCACCACAATCTCCCCGCTCACGCAAAGGCTTGCGCTGGTGGAGAAGGATAAAGCAAAGGCTCCGTCCTTATTGGAGCTGATGGCACTAGGAAAAACGGATTCCGAGATCAACCACGTGCTGGTGGATGGGGATATGCCCATCGTCGGCAAGGAGATTCAGCAGCTGAAGCTGCCGGACGATATTCTCTTTACGGCCATCATTCGGGAGAAGCGCATCATCACGCCGAGAGGAAACACCGTCATTGAGGCAGGGGACACGTTGTACGTGATGAATCCGAAGCAAAAACGGAAGGAAATGAAATCGATTCTGGGGTTATCCTAG
- a CDS encoding GNAT family N-acetyltransferase, with the protein MKISMMKSDQLQQAVELSDRIFLKQPEQPSMGVSFPPIFSPGISHSYGAWDQDKLVSFMGFVPFTIQTRGARLNIFSIGSVCTDPDYRGQRLAGNLLEQCMRHGEASGASLILISGGRSLYTRAGSRLFGRALRFRLSPAVVEPLRAATEKKVNIRAMQPHDLFQIQRLMEQREAGYVTTASELNKLLDASAYSNVIRLKQQVLVAEEDGALTAFAIIAVPGDTMTPSRESTLVEWGGSPEAAALIIADAVASFSLSELTVPLPWQDKELAALIQSAGTLPEYIRNEGTIYLVSGPQLLRQLAPLLPEGLIQAEGEHGPYRLTLSHETLELDDEGLLSILFDPESPYRANGSVTFDPVPLPYTTGLQYI; encoded by the coding sequence GTGAAGATTTCTATGATGAAAAGCGATCAATTGCAACAAGCCGTCGAGCTGTCCGACCGTATTTTTCTTAAGCAGCCGGAGCAGCCTTCAATGGGGGTATCCTTCCCTCCGATATTCTCGCCGGGTATCAGCCATTCCTACGGTGCCTGGGATCAGGACAAACTGGTGTCTTTCATGGGATTCGTGCCGTTCACCATCCAGACTCGCGGTGCCCGATTAAATATTTTCTCCATCGGCTCCGTCTGCACGGACCCGGATTACCGGGGACAGCGACTTGCAGGCAATCTCCTGGAACAGTGCATGCGGCATGGCGAGGCGTCCGGTGCATCCCTCATCCTTATTTCCGGCGGCAGATCCCTGTATACCCGGGCAGGCAGCCGTTTATTCGGCCGGGCGCTCCGGTTCCGTCTATCTCCGGCCGTCGTGGAGCCGCTGCGTGCTGCAACGGAAAAAAAAGTGAACATCCGGGCCATGCAGCCGCACGATTTGTTCCAGATCCAAAGACTGATGGAACAGCGGGAGGCTGGATATGTTACGACGGCTTCGGAGCTTAACAAGCTGCTGGATGCAAGCGCATACTCCAACGTGATCCGCCTTAAGCAGCAGGTGCTTGTCGCCGAAGAAGACGGGGCGCTGACCGCTTTTGCCATCATCGCCGTACCCGGAGACACGATGACGCCTTCCAGGGAGTCTACCCTCGTCGAGTGGGGAGGAAGCCCTGAAGCAGCCGCACTGATTATAGCCGATGCCGTCGCGTCCTTCAGCCTTTCGGAGCTTACGGTTCCGCTGCCTTGGCAGGATAAGGAGCTTGCCGCTTTAATCCAATCTGCCGGTACCCTGCCTGAGTATATTCGCAACGAGGGAACCATTTATTTGGTAAGCGGCCCGCAGCTGCTTCGTCAGCTGGCTCCTCTGCTTCCGGAGGGGTTGATCCAGGCGGAAGGCGAACATGGTCCGTACCGTCTTACCCTGAGCCATGAAACGTTGGAGCTGGATGACGAAGGTTTGCTTTCCATCCTGTTCGATCCGGAATCCCCGTATCGGGCTAACGGGAGCGTAACCTTCGATCCTGTCCCTCTCCCTTACACAACCGGACTTCAATATATATAA
- a CDS encoding general stress protein, producing the protein MTQKIVGAFRTEQEATRAIEELKQQGFRADEISVIAKDRGESSHIQDETGTKAPEGLASGAATGGVLGGVTGLLAGLGALAIPGIGPIIAAGPIAATLTGAAVGAGAGGLVGGLIGLGIPEDQAEEYGGYVDEGHILVMVDADESNGGQVYDIFRSNSALNEHHYREEGTYSGTGAPVDSRSEAAAATEDAVPDPNLYQGYGDGNGGAVSPNIVSPDREETTKRR; encoded by the coding sequence ATGACTCAGAAAATTGTAGGAGCTTTTCGGACGGAGCAGGAAGCAACCCGAGCCATTGAGGAACTAAAGCAGCAAGGATTCAGAGCCGATGAAATCTCTGTCATTGCCAAGGATCGCGGCGAATCTTCCCATATTCAGGACGAGACCGGGACCAAAGCGCCCGAGGGATTGGCCTCCGGAGCGGCTACCGGCGGCGTGCTGGGCGGCGTCACCGGATTGCTCGCAGGTCTTGGCGCATTGGCCATTCCGGGCATTGGTCCGATCATTGCCGCTGGACCGATCGCGGCAACGCTGACGGGCGCCGCCGTGGGTGCCGGTGCAGGCGGGTTGGTAGGAGGCCTGATCGGCCTTGGCATTCCGGAAGATCAAGCGGAGGAATATGGGGGCTACGTCGATGAAGGGCATATTCTGGTCATGGTGGATGCCGATGAGTCGAACGGTGGCCAGGTATATGATATATTCCGCAGCAACAGCGCGCTCAATGAACATCATTACCGCGAAGAAGGTACCTACAGCGGTACGGGAGCACCGGTAGATTCGCGTTCTGAAGCGGCTGCTGCCACCGAGGATGCCGTGCCGGACCCTAACCTGTATCAAGGCTATGGCGATGGCAATGGCGGCGCCGTGAGTCCTAACATTGTAAGCCCGGATCGTGAAGAAACCACGAAAAGACGATAA
- a CDS encoding NHLP leader peptide family RiPP precursor codes for MTTEAIFQTQLIQKAWEDPSFKARLLSDPKSAIKEVLGVRIPDHIEIRTLEENPGELYLVIPPNPTSVIKSEAKERAIW; via the coding sequence ATGACGACAGAAGCCATCTTTCAAACACAATTGATTCAAAAAGCCTGGGAGGATCCTAGCTTTAAGGCAAGACTGCTGAGCGATCCAAAGTCCGCGATCAAGGAAGTTCTTGGTGTACGGATTCCCGACCACATCGAGATTCGAACGCTTGAAGAGAATCCGGGCGAGCTGTATCTGGTCATCCCTCCGAATCCGACTAGCGTGATCAAATCGGAAGCCAAGGAAAGAGCCATCTGGTAA
- a CDS encoding sensor histidine kinase: MRSGWRIAVFLIIVIAFSQGLPGLVFATEETAARAAIKEWKILWSETRGVPDSVPAHRDDWLVTSTGASTPSKPHAKASAWIQMKIPEISSASPGILIDKLHGQQVAVYADHEKIYESTRTYNYELNYILLPLHQDLLGKDLYIWLETARDHVTMEGKILVGNYHDLLNQFVKSNLVDIILGSAFVFIALVMLICAVFLNRKYLITVLSLSFIILSVGILVFTYSPFLYTIFDEYGNLYTQLYDISLFILLPSFSLFFEKIFGPGWRGVLRKLRKFQVFYSLFCGLFLIFNQWAFNQWFDLYYFFSVQVLGFVMIVQFVLLVGSSMYYAVKGNKDAIIFNAGFAVFAIVGLGELLQFFLTRGSYNLFLWKWGIVSFIIALIVILGRHFAKNHEQMLQYSKELEMFNNELQRSEKMEIISELAASVAHEVRNPLQVTRGFLQLLTGKAQSTEREYLDLALVELDRASGIITDFLTFAKPEFGKDTVLRISEEFKHIEGILGPLAHLQGGRITVDIPEDITIRGNSSKFKQAFINIVKNSIEALGDEGLVHIRCYRQQGQVFIHVVDNGEGMGPDVLARLGEPYFSNKTKGTGLGLMVTFRIIEAMDGDIYFTSKQGVGTDAVITLPAACE; the protein is encoded by the coding sequence ATGAGGTCTGGATGGAGAATCGCTGTGTTCCTGATCATCGTTATAGCTTTTAGCCAGGGGTTACCTGGGCTTGTCTTTGCCACCGAAGAAACGGCAGCTCGGGCAGCGATTAAGGAGTGGAAAATCCTTTGGTCCGAAACCCGAGGGGTACCGGACAGCGTACCGGCCCACAGGGATGACTGGCTGGTAACTTCGACCGGAGCTTCGACGCCTTCCAAGCCGCATGCCAAGGCATCCGCATGGATTCAAATGAAGATTCCCGAAATATCATCGGCATCCCCCGGCATTTTGATTGACAAGCTGCACGGACAGCAGGTTGCGGTATATGCGGACCATGAGAAGATTTACGAATCAACTCGTACGTACAATTATGAGCTGAACTACATTTTGCTTCCCCTTCATCAGGACTTGCTCGGGAAGGATCTGTACATCTGGCTGGAAACCGCGCGAGATCATGTGACGATGGAAGGGAAAATACTGGTCGGCAATTATCATGATCTGTTGAACCAATTCGTGAAGTCGAATCTGGTGGATATCATCCTCGGGAGCGCCTTTGTTTTTATTGCATTGGTGATGCTGATCTGCGCCGTGTTTCTGAACAGAAAATATTTGATTACCGTCCTGTCCTTATCGTTTATTATTTTATCCGTTGGCATACTGGTATTTACATACTCCCCGTTTCTTTATACGATTTTTGATGAATATGGAAATTTATATACTCAGTTATATGACATCTCATTATTTATTTTACTTCCTTCGTTCAGTCTCTTTTTTGAAAAAATCTTCGGCCCCGGCTGGAGGGGCGTGCTGCGCAAACTTCGGAAGTTCCAGGTGTTCTATTCGCTGTTCTGCGGCCTGTTCCTGATCTTCAATCAATGGGCCTTTAATCAATGGTTCGACCTGTATTATTTTTTCTCCGTTCAGGTCCTGGGTTTTGTCATGATTGTTCAATTCGTACTGCTGGTCGGAAGCTCGATGTACTATGCCGTTAAGGGAAATAAGGACGCCATTATTTTCAACGCCGGCTTTGCGGTGTTTGCCATTGTGGGTTTGGGCGAGCTGCTGCAGTTTTTCCTGACCCGGGGCAGCTACAATCTGTTCCTCTGGAAATGGGGCATCGTCAGCTTCATCATTGCGCTCATCGTTATTCTCGGACGGCATTTTGCCAAAAATCACGAACAGATGCTTCAATACTCCAAAGAGCTTGAGATGTTCAACAATGAGCTGCAGCGTTCGGAGAAGATGGAGATCATCAGTGAGCTTGCGGCATCGGTCGCGCATGAGGTTCGCAACCCGCTGCAAGTGACGCGGGGATTCCTGCAGCTCCTCACCGGAAAAGCCCAGTCCACCGAACGGGAGTATCTGGATCTGGCCTTGGTCGAGCTGGACCGTGCCTCGGGCATCATTACGGATTTCTTAACCTTTGCCAAGCCGGAATTCGGCAAAGACACGGTGCTGCGGATATCCGAGGAGTTCAAGCATATCGAAGGCATACTCGGCCCGCTGGCTCATCTGCAAGGAGGCAGAATTACCGTCGATATTCCGGAGGATATTACGATTCGGGGCAATTCCTCGAAATTCAAGCAGGCCTTCATTAACATCGTGAAGAACAGCATTGAGGCGCTGGGCGACGAAGGGCTGGTTCATATCCGCTGCTATCGCCAGCAAGGCCAGGTGTTTATTCATGTGGTGGATAATGGAGAGGGGATGGGGCCGGATGTGCTGGCACGTCTGGGAGAGCCCTATTTCTCTAACAAAACGAAGGGTACGGGCCTTGGCCTGATGGTGACCTTCCGAATTATCGAGGCCATGGATGGGGACATTTATTTTACGAGTAAACAAGGAGTGGGGACCGATGCCGTCATTACGCTTCCCGCAGCTTGCGAATGA
- a CDS encoding sensor histidine kinase yields MKDMPKSIFLLLLVVPLLLIISILSPGQSDAERAHTVIPDWQFMWDNEQQEVVSPAGIRNSSGWLTGTPENKEPPKSDGVSSAWNRFTLPDLPWKQSAIMIDRIKGQDVLAFLNDEPVYEAKRDYMYTNHSLLLPFHPDDAGKTVYIWTNGSSDMTLGIDSEIMLGEYDDLRRGFIKKDLEDFILGSSFLFIAVVMFFCCLFLPKHTVSSWLSLSVIILASGALLITYSPFLYTFYGELGSVWVSVFDISLFTVLPALYFYFEKIYGPGPYRIIRYGRRIQMAYSGICLVFLAVHVLSHHSFYDMYYFFSVKILGILIILQMVLLIGTTILYAAKRNKDAYIFTAGFGMMAIATLGDMLAFYYHDGHYELFLWKWGVIGLIVSLIILLGRKFARSHEQVLQYSRELEMFNHELQRSEKMEIISELAASVAHEVRNPLQVTRGFMQLLAENSKQTEKEYFGLALKELDRASGIITDFLTFAKPELEHETRLNVYEELKHVKGILLPLANLSGGTIELDDAKELYITGNSSKLKQAMINIVKNSIEALDGEGVIRIWAYAESGEVVIHIQDDGIGIEAGDLERLGEAYFSNKSKGTGLGLMVTFRIIEAMRGTIHFISEKGSGTEAIIRFPSVPDSVED; encoded by the coding sequence ATGAAGGATATGCCCAAATCCATATTCCTGCTTCTGCTGGTCGTGCCGCTGCTGCTGATTATATCGATTTTATCACCGGGACAATCGGATGCTGAGCGTGCTCATACCGTGATACCTGATTGGCAGTTTATGTGGGATAACGAACAACAGGAGGTTGTTTCGCCGGCCGGCATTCGGAATTCAAGCGGTTGGCTGACAGGGACACCAGAGAACAAAGAACCCCCAAAGTCAGATGGGGTATCTTCAGCATGGAATCGTTTTACCCTGCCCGACCTTCCTTGGAAACAATCGGCCATTATGATTGACCGGATCAAGGGGCAGGATGTTCTGGCTTTCTTGAACGACGAACCGGTGTATGAAGCCAAGCGGGACTATATGTATACGAATCATTCGCTGCTGCTTCCTTTTCATCCGGATGATGCCGGCAAAACCGTTTATATATGGACTAACGGTTCTAGCGATATGACGTTAGGCATCGATAGCGAGATCATGCTCGGCGAGTATGATGATCTGCGTAGAGGTTTTATCAAGAAGGATTTGGAGGATTTTATATTAGGCAGCTCCTTTTTGTTTATTGCGGTGGTCATGTTCTTCTGCTGCTTGTTCCTTCCGAAGCATACGGTATCCAGCTGGCTGTCCCTGAGCGTGATCATTCTGGCAAGCGGAGCCTTGCTAATTACGTACTCGCCGTTCCTGTACACCTTTTATGGCGAACTCGGCAGCGTATGGGTCTCGGTATTTGATATTTCGCTTTTCACCGTTTTGCCGGCGCTGTATTTCTATTTCGAGAAAATCTACGGACCCGGTCCCTACCGGATCATTCGCTACGGCCGAAGAATTCAGATGGCCTACTCCGGGATCTGCCTGGTTTTCCTTGCGGTACATGTTCTGAGCCATCATTCGTTTTATGATATGTACTATTTCTTCTCCGTGAAGATTCTCGGCATCCTGATTATCCTGCAGATGGTACTGCTGATCGGTACCACGATTCTGTACGCTGCCAAGCGCAACAAGGACGCTTATATTTTTACCGCAGGCTTCGGCATGATGGCGATAGCGACGCTCGGAGATATGCTGGCCTTCTATTACCATGACGGGCATTATGAGCTCTTTCTGTGGAAATGGGGCGTTATCGGCCTGATCGTCTCCCTGATCATATTGCTGGGGCGTAAATTCGCCCGAAGCCATGAGCAAGTGCTGCAATATTCCCGGGAGCTGGAGATGTTTAATCACGAACTTCAGCGATCGGAGAAAATGGAGATCATCAGCGAGCTCGCCGCTTCGGTTGCGCACGAGGTTCGAAATCCGCTGCAAGTGACGCGCGGCTTCATGCAGCTTCTGGCCGAGAACTCCAAGCAGACGGAAAAGGAGTATTTTGGCTTGGCGCTGAAAGAACTGGACCGGGCTTCCGGGATCATCACGGATTTCCTCACGTTTGCCAAGCCTGAATTGGAGCATGAGACCAGGCTGAACGTGTATGAGGAGCTGAAGCATGTGAAAGGCATTCTGCTGCCGCTTGCGAATCTGAGCGGGGGCACGATCGAACTGGATGACGCCAAGGAATTATACATCACCGGTAATTCGTCCAAACTGAAGCAAGCGATGATTAATATCGTCAAGAACAGCATCGAGGCACTGGATGGAGAAGGCGTTATTCGCATCTGGGCCTATGCCGAATCAGGTGAAGTCGTGATTCACATCCAAGATGACGGCATTGGAATAGAGGCTGGGGATCTGGAGAGGCTGGGCGAGGCGTATTTCTCGAATAAGTCGAAAGGGACGGGGCTTGGCCTGATGGTCACCTTCCGGATCATCGAAGCGATGCGAGGAACCATTCATTTTATCAGTGAAAAAGGAAGCGGCACCGAGGCGATCATTCGCTTTCCGTCCGTTCCTGATTCAGTGGAAGATTAG
- a CDS encoding SulP family inorganic anion transporter, with the protein MFQWIRQGFFGNSRKDILSGLTVAFALIPEAIAFSIMAGVDPMVGLYASFVIAVSISFFGGRPGMISAATGAMASLMGPLVAMHGIEYLYAATILTGILQWLMGALKFGRFITFVPQPVITGFVNSLAIIIFLAQLPNFKGESWPMYLMVIGTLLIIYLLPLITRAVPSALVAIIVMTIVAVWFKAPVQTVGDMGNITQALPFFHIPNVIVSLDMIMTILPISLALAVVGMTESLLTASLVDEMTETGSDKNREIRGQGVSNVITGFFGGMAGCAMIGQTVINVKSGGRTRLSTLVSGVFLLFLIIVLGDVVKQIPMAALVGVMFMVSIGTFEWGSLRTLHRVPLGDAIVMLATVIIVVATHNLAIGVMIGIILSALNFGWKMAKIHAVPHMQPNGTKVYEIRGQLFFGTMMYFVNLFDVNDDPEHVVIDFSKSHVWDQSATNAISKVWHKYKEAGKDLTLIGLNDESQRMVDKIGLASNSTH; encoded by the coding sequence TTGTTTCAATGGATTAGACAAGGCTTCTTTGGCAACTCGCGCAAAGATATTTTATCGGGTCTGACGGTAGCGTTCGCTCTCATCCCGGAAGCGATCGCCTTCTCCATCATGGCAGGCGTTGATCCGATGGTGGGACTCTATGCGTCCTTCGTGATTGCCGTCAGCATTTCGTTTTTCGGCGGCCGTCCCGGCATGATCTCAGCGGCGACAGGGGCCATGGCGTCATTGATGGGACCGCTTGTGGCTATGCACGGGATCGAGTATTTGTATGCGGCAACGATTCTGACGGGAATCTTGCAATGGTTGATGGGAGCGCTCAAGTTCGGACGTTTTATCACGTTTGTTCCCCAGCCGGTCATCACCGGCTTCGTGAATTCCCTGGCCATCATCATTTTTCTGGCCCAGCTTCCGAATTTCAAGGGCGAATCGTGGCCGATGTACTTGATGGTGATCGGCACGCTGTTGATCATTTATTTATTGCCGCTGATAACCAGAGCGGTTCCATCGGCACTCGTTGCGATCATCGTGATGACGATCGTTGCGGTTTGGTTCAAAGCCCCGGTGCAAACGGTCGGGGACATGGGCAACATTACACAGGCACTGCCGTTCTTCCACATTCCGAATGTAATCGTGAGCCTGGACATGATCATGACGATATTGCCTATTTCCCTGGCTCTTGCTGTCGTCGGGATGACGGAATCGCTGCTTACCGCGTCGCTCGTGGATGAGATGACCGAGACGGGCAGCGACAAGAACCGGGAAATCCGCGGTCAGGGCGTTTCCAACGTGATCACCGGATTCTTTGGCGGCATGGCGGGCTGCGCCATGATCGGACAGACGGTGATTAATGTGAAATCGGGAGGGCGCACCCGGTTATCCACCTTGGTGTCCGGCGTGTTTCTGCTGTTCCTCATCATTGTGCTCGGGGATGTCGTGAAACAGATTCCGATGGCGGCGCTTGTCGGGGTCATGTTCATGGTTTCGATCGGCACGTTTGAATGGGGATCGCTTCGCACGCTTCACCGCGTGCCGTTAGGGGATGCCATCGTCATGCTGGCAACGGTTATTATTGTGGTAGCGACTCATAATCTGGCCATCGGGGTCATGATCGGGATTATCTTAAGCGCCCTGAATTTCGGGTGGAAGATGGCCAAAATTCACGCCGTGCCGCATATGCAGCCGAACGGCACCAAGGTATACGAAATCCGGGGACAGCTGTTTTTCGGAACGATGATGTATTTTGTAAATCTGTTTGACGTGAACGATGATCCGGAACATGTCGTGATTGATTTTTCCAAATCCCATGTATGGGATCAGTCAGCAACGAATGCCATTTCGAAGGTATGGCATAAGTACAAGGAAGCGGGGAAAGACCTCACGCTCATAGGGTTGAACGACGAAAGCCAGCGGATGGTCGATAAAATCGGCCTTGCTTCAAACTCTACGCATTAG